GCCTGCACGCGCGCACTGCCGATGCGTTGGTCCCAGACCTGCGCGGCGGCTTGGTAGGGGGTGACGGGTTCGGGCGTTTCCGAGTACCGCACCTGGTGTCGTTTGAATCGCATGAACTGTTCTCCTCAAGGGTTCGAGTTGTCGCGCAGGCTCGGACTGGCACCGCTGCCGCCGTGATCGCCTGAGCGCAGGGTGTGGGCGGCCGTCGAGACTGCATGGCTTGCTTGCTGTTTGCGACGCATTTGTTTGGCCCAGGCGGGCTCTGCCGCAGGGGGCTTGGCTTCAGCTGCATCGGCTGATTCGGTAGAACTGGCTGCCGCCGCAGGCGCAGCAGCGTCCGCGACGAAGTTCGCTACGCGATCCTTGACCGCTTTCGCACCGGCTGCGACGCGCTGGCCGACAGCACCGGCACCGCTCCTGGCCACATTGGCGACGCCAGCACCAGCAGCGCGCACACCACCACTGCCCGATGCTGCGGCACCAGCCTGGTAGGCCGACTTCGCACCGCTGGCCATCGTGCTCTCGCACGCCCAGCCGACGCCACTCCGCCGATGGCGGCGCGTGCTGCACCCGGCCCCATGCGCGCACCTGCGGCCACCGCAGCGCCACCCGTCGCGATAGCCGCGCCGCCAGCCACCGCCAATCCGGCGGCGCCCAGAGCAGTTCCGGCTGCGGCGCCCGCGCCGAGCTGTGGCGCTCCCGATACCAGCCCGGTTGCAATTCCCGGCTCGAAGATTCCCAGTCCCAGCATCGCCAGCGAGGCCAGCATGATTGTCAGCGCCAGATCGATAGAGGGTTCAGTGCCGGGCGGTGTTTGGAACTGTGCAAACAGTCCTATACCGATGCCGACGATCACCGCCAGCACCAGCACCTTGATGCCCGACGACACCACGTTGCCCAATACCCGCTCGGCCAGGAACGCGGTCTCGTTCCACAACGCAAACGGCAGCAGCGTGCCGCCCGCCATGCTGAACATGTTGCCGAAGTTGGAGCTGGTGCCCATCAAGATATACTTGAGGACGTTGCCGAAGGTGCGCCGGCCCTCGCGCACTACGTTGAGGTCGTGCTCGAGGAGCACCAGGTCGGCCGC
Above is a genomic segment from Gammaproteobacteria bacterium containing:
- a CDS encoding type IV secretion system protein, giving the protein MRILLALKARGHVAGFLGDGINDAPSMHAADVGISVDGAVDVAKEAADLVLLEHDLNVVREGRRTFGNVLKYILMGTSSNFGNMFSMAGGTLLPFALWNETAFLAERVLGNVVSSGIKVLVLAVIVGIGIGLFAQFQTPPGTEPSIDLALTIMLASLAMLGLGIFEPGIATGLVSGAPQLGAGAAAGTALGAAGLAVAGGAAIATGGAAVAAGARMGPGAARAAIGGVASAGRARARWPAVRSRPTRLVPQHRAVVVCALLVLASPMWPGAVPVLSASASQPVRKRSRIA